The genomic interval TAATACCCACATCAGTTTCGTGACAATCGCTTCTGTGTTCATATTCCCTGAGGAAATAATAAGTTTTTTAGACAGCTTTCTTCCTACTTCATATCGTTGTAAATCAGTTCCCTCCTCAAGACATTGAGTGGTAATCACAACTGCAATCCCAGCTTCTATTAGTTCATGGATCTTTTGAAGTAGATTTCTCTTTTCAAATGGAATACCACCATTTCCGTAACTTTCTATTACAACACCTCGATAAGACTGTTTGATATAATCAAAAACCTCTGGTGTAATCCCTGGAAAAAGCTTTAAAACAAACACATTACTGCACATAGAAGTATCCAGTTTGACTACATTGCTTTCATTTGCTGGGATATTTTCTAAGTAGTAAACTTCCGATCCCTCTATATGAGCGATGTAGGGAGAATTAATACTCATAAAGGCATTGTAACTCTTTGATCTTACTTTAACGACTCTAGTTCCACTAATCACCTTTCCATCAAAAACAACATAAACCCCGCAAACCTTCTCACAAGCAAACCTAATAGCATCCATCATATTCTTCTTCGCATCAGTTTCTTCAAAACTAATAGGAACCATAGATCCTGTTACGATAACCGGCTTTGCTAGATCTTGGAGCATATAGGAAAGTGCCGCTGAAGTATACCCTAAAGTATCCGTGCCGTGGGTGATAACAAAACCATCATACTCGTTATACTTGTTATAGATAGTTTGAGCAATTTCCACCCAGTATTCCGGTTGCATATTTGTACTATCAATATTCATTAAAATAACACTATGAAGCAATAATTCTTCCTTATATTCAGGCAAATAACCGACCAGGTCTTTATCTGTAATTCCAGGGGTAAGTCCATCTTCCCCTTGAACTGAAGCAAT from Peribacillus asahii carries:
- a CDS encoding asparaginase, with translation MKRILLLTTGGTIASVQGEDGLTPGITDKDLVGYLPEYKEELLLHSVILMNIDSTNMQPEYWVEIAQTIYNKYNEYDGFVITHGTDTLGYTSAALSYMLQDLAKPVIVTGSMVPISFEETDAKKNMMDAIRFACEKVCGVYVVFDGKVISGTRVVKVRSKSYNAFMSINSPYIAHIEGSEVYYLENIPANESNVVKLDTSMCSNVFVLKLFPGITPEVFDYIKQSYRGVVIESYGNGGIPFEKRNLLQKIHELIEAGIAVVITTQCLEEGTDLQRYEVGRKLSKKLIISSGNMNTEAIVTKLMWVLGKTNDLDQVKKRMETPIANDLQIQENNSLVL